TttggaggtgttgcagggttttttactgaggactggtttggaggtgttgcagagttttttactgaggactggtttggaggtgttgcagggttttttactgaggactggtttggaggtgttgcagagttttttactgaggactggtttggaggtgttgcagttttttttactgaggactggtttggaggtgttgcagggttttttactgaggactggtttggaggtgttgcagggttttttactattagtttagaggtgttgcagggttttttactattagtttagaggtgttgcagggttttttactattagtttagaggtgttgcagggtttttttactattagtttagaggtgttgcagggttttttactattagtttagaggtgttgcagggttttttactattagtttagaggtgttgcagggttttttactattagtttagaggtgttgcagggttttttactattagtttagaggtgttgcagggtttttttactattagtttagaggtgttgcagggttttttactattagtttagaggtgttgcagggttttttactattagtttagaggtgttgcagtgtttttttactattagtttagaggtgttgcagggttttttactattagtttagaggtgttgcagggtttttttactattagtttagagttgttgcagggttttttactattagtttagaggtgttgcagggttttttactattagtttagaggtgttgcagggttttttactattagtttagaggtgttgcagggttttttactattagtttagagatgttgcagtgttttttactattagtttagaggtgttgcagggttttttactattagtttagaggtgttgcagggtttttttactattagtttagaggtgttgcagggttttttactattagtttagaggtgttgcagggttttttactattagtttagaggtgttgcagggttttttactattagtttagaggtgttgcagggttttttacttttagtttagaggtgttgcagggttttttactattagtttagagttGTTGCAGGTTTTTTTTACTGAGTACTGGTTTGGAGGTGTTGCAGGTTTTTTTACTGAGTACTGGTttggaggtgttgcagggttttttactgagtactggtttggaggtgttgcagtttttttttactgaggactggtttggaggtgttgcagggttttttactgaggactggtttggaggtgttgcagttttttttactgaggactggtttggaggtgttgcagggttttttactgaggactggtttggaggtgttgcagtttttttttactgaggactggtttggaggtgttgcagggttttttactgagtactggtttggaggtgttgcagggttttttactgaggactggtttggatctgttgcagggttttttactgagtactggtttggaggtgttgcagggttttttactgaggactggtttggaggtgttgcagggttttttactgaggactggtttggaggtgttgcagggttttttactgaggactggtttggatctgttgcagggttttttactgagtactggtttggaggtgttgcagggttttttactgaggactggtttggagatgttgcagggttttttactgaggactggtttgGAGATGTTGCAGttttttttactgaggactggtttggaggtgttgcagggtttttactgaggactggtttggaggtgttgcagttttttttactgaggactggtttggagatgttgcagggttttttactgaggactggtttggaggtgttgcagagttttttactgagtactggtttggaggtgttgcaggtttttttactgaggactggtttggaggtgttgcagagttttttactgaggactggtttggaggtgttgcagggtttttttactgaggactggtttggaggtgttgcagagttttttactgaggactggtttggaggtgttgcagttttttttactgaggactggtttggaggtgttgcagggttttttactgaggactggtttggaggtgttgcagggttttttactgagtactggtttggaggtgttgcatgttttttttactgaggactggtttggaggtgttgcagggttttttactgaggactggtttggaggtgttgcagggttttttactgaggactggtttggaggtgttgcagggttttttactgagtactggtttggaggtgttgcagtttttttttactgaggactggtttggaggtgttgcagggatttttactgaggactggtttggaggtgttgcagttttctttactgaggactggtttggaggtgttgcagggttttttactgaggactggtttgGAGATGTTGCAGTTTTTTTTACTGAGTACTGGTTTGGAGATGTTGCAGGTTTTTTTACTGAGTACTGGTTTGGagatgttgcagggttttttactgagtactggtttggaggtgttgcagggttttttactgaggactggtttggaggtgttgcagttttttttactgagtactggtttggaggtgttgcagagttttttactgagtactggtttggaggtgttgcagagttttttactgagtactggtttggaggtgttgcagggttttttactgaggactggtttggaggtgttgcagggttttttactgagTACTGGTTTGGagatgttgcagggttttttactgagTACTGGTTTGGAgttgttgcagggttttttactgagtactggtttggaggtgttgcagttttttttactgaggactggtttgGAGATGTTGCAGGttttttttactgaggactggtttggaggtgttgcagggttttttactgagtactggtttggaggtgttgcagtttttttttactgaggactggtttgGAGATGTTGCAGGTTTTTTACTGAGTACTGGTttggaggtgttgcagggttttttactgagtactggtttggaggtgttgcagggttttttactgaggactggtttggaggtgttgcagtttatttttactgaggactggtttggaggtgttgcagggttttttactgagtactggtttggaggtgttgcagggttttttactgagtactggtttggaggtgttgcagttttttttactgaggactggtttggaggtgttgcagggttttttactgaggactggtttggaggtgttgcagggttttttactgaggactggtttggaggtgttgcaggttttttttactgaggactggtttggaggtgttgcagggttttttactgaggactggtttggagatgttgcagggttttttactgagtactggtttggaggtgttgcagggttttttactgagtactggtttggaggtgttgcaggttttttttactgaggactggtttggaggtgttgcagggttttttactgagtactggtttggaggtgttgcagttttttttactgaggactggtttggaggtgttgcagtttttttttactgaggactggtttgGAGCTGTTGCAGGGTTTGTGGTGTTCTGTTCATTGTTGTTCCCTCAGGAGATAGAGGTGTTTTATGTCTCTCTTAGTTCTCAGTACATTTAGCTGGCGGAAATCAAAACCTCTCTctcgcttttctctctctctctctctctctctctctctctctctctctctctctctctctctctctctctctctctctctctctctctctctctctctctctctctctctctctctctctctctctcaaatattCAATGTATCCCCCTCCCTCTACACTCTGTTCGCTCCCtattcccccctctctttctctgctagGAGGAATATGACAGACATCTCACACCCCTAATTCATATCTCCTCATTCTGCACAGTCTGTCATATTCCTCTGGTCttttttcattctctctgtcAGCTTTGGGAATGCGGGTGCGTGACAATACAAAGACACTTGATGGAATGTCTTATATCTGCATTGTCACAATAACTGAGTGACTTTTGGTAGGAGTCTAAGAGTGAGTGTTGGTAAAGATGTTAAGTGAGACTGTTCTAAACAGAGACATGCAGTTAATGCTGCATTTTGTCTTATATTCAAGAGAGAGTTTTGCCTGTAAGTGTTGAACTGAACTGTGTTaagactgatctctctctctctctctctgtctctctctctctctgtttctccagtATTTCTGCTGTCTGTTATTGATCTTTCTCATAGAGCTGGTGGCAGGAGTCCTGGCCTACGTGTATTACCAGAGGGTGAGTGACTACTTCTCCATCTTCATATTTTATCCTCTTGTGtacccatctctcccttcctccctctcccccccgtatttgttttctttttaaATACTGATCTATTCATTGAGTCTGGAGTGCAGTTCTGGGACTATCTCCATTGCATTTGAGTagccatgtgtgtgcgtgtgcatgcttaCCTGGTGTGTGTATGATACCTGTGTAAAGACCATGTATCTGGAGCCCTGATCTCCAGACAGAGCTCAACCCTGAGCCCTGATCTCCAGACTGAGCTCAATCCTGAGCCCTGATCTCCAGACAGAGCTCAATCCTGAGCCCTGATCTCCAGACAGACCTCAACCCTGAGCCCTGATCTCCAGACAGAGCTCAACCCTGAGCCCTGATCTCCAGACTGACCTCAACCCTGAGCCCTGATCTCCAGACAGAGCTCAACCCTGAGCCCTGATCTCCAGACAGAGCTCAACCCTGAGCCCTGATCTCCAGACTGACCTCAACCCTGAGCCCTGATCTCCAGACTGACCTCAACCGACCCTGATCTCCAGACAGACTCAACACTGAGCACTGATCTCCAGATTGACCTCAACCCTGAGCCCTGATCTCCAGACTGACCTCAACCCTGAACCCTAAGATCATCCTAATCTCACACATCTGTCTGTCTTTCAGTATAATCAGAAATGAATGGTTGACTCAATATTCTGGTGAGGGGAGATCTTATTCACTGGAGTTGAGTTTCAGATAAATCTGAACATAAAGTCTCAGACAAGCAAGGCAACCCCACTGCGCTCTCCTCTTTCACGCCAACtgaggtgttctctctctctctctctctctctctctctctctctctctctctctctctctctctctctctctctctctctctctctctctctctctctctctctctctctctctctctctctctctctctctctctctctctctctctccctctccctccctcccctagcTCAGTGAGGAGCTGAAGCAGCACCTGAATGAGACCATGACAGAGAACTACGCCCAGCCAGGGAAAGAGGCCATCACCCTGGCCGTGGACAGACTACAGCAGGACGTAAGGACTCAATCTCCCATTAGCCTTTGCTTAGTTTTTCTTGAAGGGACAGGAGTGCCAGTGGTAAAGCTGGTTCACATTAGTTATGGTACATAGTTGTTACACTCAACTGATAAAGCTgctgtaggacacacacacacacacacacacacacacacacacacacacacacacacacacacacacacacacacacacacacacacacacacacacacacacacacacacacacacacacacacatccctgttCACCTTGAAGCATGTGAGGTTCAATGTTAATCATATGCGAGGTCACGTCCACTATATGGGTACAGTATGATGCAAGATGTTAATGCAGTCTGTAATACGTACTTGGTTTACAAAGTTTTTTTGTGATGTGTTTTTTCTGCCTCTTCATTATTTTGTTGATTGATTGGAATTAGATGTGATGGTTTTCAGACATCAACTAAGTATAGCTAATGATAAACACAATTCCACTCTTCTCCTTCTGTTGGTCAGTTCAAGTGCTGTGGCAGCAACAACTCGTTTGATTGGCTGCATAGTGTGTACATGAGCTCGGCTGTGTCGGAGGGCAGGGTGGTCCCGGACAGCTGCTGTAAGACCATCACCTTCCTCTGTGGCCGCAGAGACCACCCCTCCAACATCTACAAGACTGAGGTGGGTGGGACCATTGGAAAATCAGCACTCAACAGCAAATATGTGCCAAATGGGTTACAGCAGACTTTAGGGTGTCATAACTGGACTTCTCCACAGTGAAAATGGGTTACAGCAGACTTTAGGGTGTCATAACTGGACTTCTCCACAGTAAAAATGGGTTACAGCAGACTTTAGGGTGTCATAACTGGACTTCTCCACAGTGAAAATGTGTTATGTTGTCATTCTATTTCATAGCGATGACAGCAGAGCCCAGCACTGTCAGTGGAATGGAACGGTCCATCATGATTTCAGATCTAACCATTTGTTCATATTTAATGGATCAATACAATTCAAGTTGGATCCTAAAATATTCCTTcaaataaatatttcaaaaaatataaatggatCTCGACATGGAACAATTGATCAATATTTCAGGACCAGAAGGTTGTATTGGGCATCACATGATTTCTGAAATGGGGACAGGCAGATGATATGTCCCTCAGAGCTCAACTGTCTCCTTTCTTATTCTGTCTATAAATCTGAAACAGTCAAATACTCTGGTTTGGAAAGTCACTTTTGCCAACAACCTTTCTCTACTTGACAGGCTTTCTTATCAGTAAGGGCTGATAGCGTAAGCGCTCTGAGaatatttaataaaatatttgaGATGCTCCTTTCGCTTTTATCTGTGACAAGCAGGAGAAGTCTGTGCTtgtttctctctttcacacacacgcacgtacgcacacacgcacgcacacacgcacacacacacacacacacacacacacacacacacacacacacacacacacacacacacacacacacacacacacacacacacacacacacacacacacacacacacacacacacacacacacacacacacgtctcgcTCCTTGGTTCCCGCTATCGTCACTCCACTTGTCAGTGTCACTGCAGTTCAGAGGAGTGAAACTTTGATAAAATCTCTTTATAATTAAACAAAGTTTATATGGGTGGAACTGAAATATTTACTGTGCATTTAGGGAGTCAGCTGTGGTTGACAGCTCCCCACACACTCGGAAAACACTTGGGTTGAAAATGTGCTCGtcaatgagttttcacttccacAGGAAGCTGAGATGTTTTTGAAAATGTCCTCAGAACTGTGACTCACAACATGGCTTGAAACAACCTACTCAGTCAAAGCCCTTTGCTAAAACAGTATGACACGGAGGTGACTGCACATGGATGTTTACGTGCACTCCATCCAGCCATGGCTCCTCAATACCCCCTCTACCCACATCtgagtgacgtgtgtgtgtgtgtgtgtgtgtgtgtgtgtgtgtgtgtgtgtgtgtgtgtgtgtgtgtgtgtgtgtgtgtgtgtgtgtgtgtgtgtgtgtgtgtgtgtgtgtgtgtgtgtgtgtgtgtgcgtggtcaGAGAAAGAGCCTCCTGAGAGAGGCCTAATGCATCCCACtgttctctctacttctctcaggccgcctgttagcagttgatgttactcttcaataacacagaccccaaagcaaatcagggggagagaaataggtttattcaaagaggaAAAATCATAGATGTTATGCTGAGAGGTAGATGTTCATTAttccctgtcctcagtgattctctccacagaacaaagggacaggatgtaatttataacccaaccctagcctggggttgaccaattagaattccttgcaaatagactgggccaatggccaaataacaagtctCCTACaagtcctctgcgttgtgtattatcTTAAACTATTCTTACACTGCCCAAGCCCTATATCTTTGTTCTCTGCAGTGTAactctgtaccacacacacacacacacacacacacacacacacacacacacacacacacacacacacacacacacacacacacacacacacacacacacacacacacacacacacacacacacacacacacacacacacacacacacaattgccgCAGCAATTTGGAGACAGACATATAAAGAGCTGGAGAGGGTAGGGTTGATAAATATACTATGGTAAATGAAGAGCATAGCCCAATTTCAATTCTCCTTTTTCACACCCCCTCAAggatttaaaagcattggattgatCCAAATATGATAGACACTGACTACATCAATCaggtgtgtctgtgcatgtatgtgtgtgtgtgtgtgtgttcatgcctgtgtgcgtgtgcatcatacatgtgcgtgcttgtgtgtgtgtgtgtgaagtgatTTGACCCCTGACCTGTAACCTTTGCCCCACAGGGTGGCTGCATCACCAAGCTGGAGCAGTTCCTGGCTGACCACCTGCAGATCATTGGAGCTGTGGGGATAGGAGTGGCCTGTCTACAGGTCGGTCTCCCAACACTGACCAGCGGCTTTATTAAGAGGAAATGATGAGGTCTTATTATATTTCAGTACTGTGGTAGCACCTCGCTACAGACACAAGCTATCACTATCAGACTATCACAAACTATCATTTTGTTTTTGTGGGATTTGGGGTATCACCGATGTCATGGATATCAATATAATGTAGTGATAATAGTGGATATCATCTGCTACTATGGATATTGGTAGCCTTACTGTTGAAATGTCTTCAATAATAGCTAGTATCTAGATGGATAGGTGGGGACAAGCGAAATAGAGATTGtgaacagaaagggagagagaaggcatGGTAAACTTTGCTAGTTCCTCTTAGTAGAGTAACGGGTTAAGAGATTAGACGATTGcttaagaaaaaaaatatattttttaaaatcagtctcaaaatatatccacatgataaAAGGCTTTCCAATTTCTTTTACAAATAAACATCAATGTGGCCATAATCTTCCTAGTACCTCAAAGATGCACCCAGTAACTCCTATTACCGGTCAGACAACCTTTCAATGCACTCTATTACACCCCCCTATATCCTCTCAGCTGTAATCTGATTCCATTCACATTCTGGGATTTGATTTGCTGCGGCCTCAGATGGACCAAGCTCGTAGCCCAGTCCACTCACAGCCTGTCATCCCGTATACGGCTTCAAAATGGCAGATTTTGTCATTGATAAGTGCCTGAATTGGAACgaagtggctgtacagtaacatgctatacctGACTTCAGAGCTCAGGgcttcacagctctgtatgggttttgactgacagccattAACTTGAGCACTGCTCGAGACAAGAAGATGCCGCCGTCCTTCCCGCTAATTGGGATACGTTTGCACAtttgttgttgtctgagtgagggaaatgttgGAAATCGAGATGAGTCGATGTGTTCTGAAAGATGaaacgttgaggattataataaatacagctttgatgtcatacaagaaaACCTCACAcctgtgagtccaaatgtgcacttcatatTTCCATATTTGAAACTCGTTTACAGTATCAACGTTTCTGAtcgatataaccctaacccttctcagCAGTATCGTAACGTTTCTGAtcgatataaccctaacccttctcagCAGTATCGTAACGTTTCTGAtcgatataaccctaacccttctcagCAGTATCGTAACGTTTCTGAtcgatataaccctaacccttctcagCAGTATCAACGTTTCTGAtcgatataaccctaacccttctcagCAGTATTGTAACGTTTCTGAtcgatataaccctaacccttctcagCAGTATTGTAACGTTTCTGAtcgatataaccctaacccttctcagCAGTATCGTAATGTTTCTGAtcgatataaccctaacccttctcagCAGTATTGTAACGTTTCTGAtcgatataaccctaacccttctcagCAGTATCGTAATGTTTCTGAtcgatataaccctaacccttctcagCAGTATTGTAACGTTTCTGAtcgatataaccctaacccttctcagCAGTATCGTAACGTTTCTGAtcgatataaccctaacccttctcagCAGTATCGTAACGTTTCTGAtcgatataaccctaacccttctcagCAGTATCGTAATGTTTCTGAtcgatataaccctaacccttctcagCAGTATTGTAACGTTTCTGAtcgatataaccctaacccttctcagCAGTATCGTAACGTTTCTGATCGATAAAACCCTAACCCTTCTCAGCAGTATTGTAACGTTTCTGAtcgatataaccctaacccttctcagCAGTATTGTAACGTTTCTGATCGATATAACCCTAACTCTTCTCAGCAGTATTGTAACGTTTCTGAtcgatataaccctaacccttctcagCAGTATCATAATATTTCTGAtcgatataaccctaacccttctcagCAGTATCAACGTTTCTGATCgatataactctaacccttctcAGCAGTATCAACGTTTCTGAtcgatataaccctaacccttctcagCAGTATCGTAACGTTTCTGAtcgatataaccctaacccttctcagCAGTATCGTAACGTTTCTGATCGATAAAACCCTAACCCTTCTCAGCAGTATTGTAACGTTTCTGAtcgatataaccctaacccttctcagCAGTATCGTAACGTTTCTGAtcgatataaccctaacccttctcagCAGTATCGTAACGTTTCTGAtcgatataaccctaacccttctcagCAGTATCAACGTTTCTGAtcgatataaccctaacccttctcagCAGTATCGGAAGAAAAAGGTCCCTCCCCTCAGACCAATGTGTTTTGAAGAGGAAGTGAGGAGATAGGATGTAAAGAATCAAGGAAAGATACATTGAGATGGGGCCATGGACAGGACACTGTATACCTTTCTCTCCCAGCATGCTTTGTAATAACTCTTGGATGGGGCGGCTGCTCTCCACCATCGATCTGCTCTCTGCAAATAAACTCCACAGGGACTGGACTGGACTCTCCATCCCCCAAACATGGATCGATCGCCTGAAAATGGTTTACTGTTCAGCCAATGCTGTTCATAGATTGGTGTTTTCGTCAAGCTTGGGATGTGATGCTCGGGTTGAGAGGTTTCTTATTGCAGTCCGGTGATGTTTAGTAGCCAAATCTCAGATTTAGTTTGTGCTCTCTAGCCAACTCTCGTCATGCTATATCAGTCAGTTATATACAGCACACAATACGGCATCAAcacatctgggaccaggctagatgtTTTGCGGTCAGGAACAGGACATCTCCAATCTAGCTGTGGGACCACTTCACTCTGTTAATAATTCCAGACCGTGCCATTTCTTTGCTTATTTACAATATTATTGTCGTATTCTCCATAAATTATCTTTGTATGGCGAGATAACAAGGCTTAGTTAATTCATTTAGATTTTATGTAACATTTTGATACAGCCTAACTGATAAAACTGCACAGTTTTGATTTGTAAATTTAAGATAAAGTATAGTCTTGCACTTCACGATATATCGTCATTGTCAAATATCATGGTATTACATTTAATCATATATCAGCCCAACGCTAGCTTAGACCAAACCTGAACATACAGTACTGGCTCCATCTTGGCTACTCCttccaaccaaccagtgctcccactcGTCTGTGTTCCCATAGCTTTTCTCTTGGAATTCCACAGAGGAGTCATGTGATCTATTCACTGTGGAGACTGTCGACATGGGAATTTGGGGTTCCTaagaaaaacaaatgttttattaGCCCAAAGACCCTCCCCCTATTTGACAAAATATTCCCAAATAATATGCTAACATTTTTCCACGCACATATATGAAGCATACATGGGTAagataactactgtagctatgtcCTTAATATGTGTTAGCGGTCCATTGACAAATCACCCATCTTGTCCCTAACTAATTTAGACCAGCATTTGATCTAAATGGGCTCTTCTCTATTGGGATTGAAGGTCTCTGTCTGATTGTATGTTAGTTGTATGTCAgtaatgtctctgtgtgtgttgtcaaCTGTTCCTCTCTGTCTTTAATAACTGAAATAGTAATAGTCTCTGTGTCAGCTGTTCCTCTCTGTCTTTAATAACTGAAATAGTAATAGTCTCTGTGTCAGCTGTTCCTCTCTGTCTTTAATAACTGAAATAGTAATAGTCTGTGTCAGCTGTTCCTCTCTGTCTTTAATAACTGAAATAGTAATAGTCTCTCTGTCAACTGTTCCTCTCTGTCTTTAATAACTGAAATAGTAATAGTCTCTGTGTCAGCTGTTCCTCTCTGTCTTTAATAACTGAAATAGTAATAGTCTCTGTACCTTTGTTCTTAGTTTGGTTGTAATTACGCAAATCAATTTAGTCTCTGTCCTCTTTCAGTGTCCCCCTATACTTTGTCTAATATAGGTCACtaacccctctgtgtgtgtgtgtatgcatgtgtgtgtttacgtgtgtgtctatgtatgtctgTACGtgcgtgtatgtctgtgtgtgtatgtgtgtgacatcTATAGCTGGCCGGGGCCATGTTGACGGCCTGCTTTATCTATCTGCTGtataaagaagaggaggaggacttcTCTGCCGTGTGATAGGCTAAGCCTCTGTCTGGTCACACTCAGTGGGGACGGGACAAGGTTGGAGGGCATTGTGGgaaatgtgttctgtgtgtgtctgtgttcatttttatttttgtgaTTGTGTCTTTTGTATTTTTGTGTAGATATGTGTTgtctgcatgtttgtgtgtgtgcgcccttgtgcgtgtgtgtgtctctgtgtgtgtgtgtgtgcgtgagtgcgtgcgtgtgcgtgtctctgtgtttgtatgtgtatgtgtgtgtgtgtgtgtgtgtgtgtgtgtgtgtgtgtgtgtgtgtgtgtgtgtgtgtgtgtgtgtgtgtgtgtgtgtgtgtgtgtgtgtgtgtgtgtgtgtgtgtgtgtgtgtgtgtgtgtgaagacaaAGAGACAGTTGATCAGAGATTCATGCATGCTATATTGCCTGGCCTATGCTTTATTCTCGGTACCACCGAGCAACACCCACCCCAATAGGGACACCAGGCTGACCTCCACATGCATGTTAACCTTTGATCTTTGCATGGCTGAAAGGGCTTGACAACATTATCCACAATCCAAGGGCATGAGCAAAACAAACAGTTCACTGAAGTTCTCCCACAGACTAGACTATGAGATTAATGTCCACAGATAAACGCGAATGAAAGGTGTGCTTGACCAGATTTGAAAGAAACCCGTACAATGTATTTCTCATCATCTGAAATTGGGTAATAATAAGGAAAGAGGACACCGCTAAATGTATTCTTCATGATTTCTTTCTTCATAGCTTTTTATGATTGCAGCACATTTGATAACTTATTTCTTGTCAGTGTCTTCACCTGCCACACTGAAACTACTTCCTATATATTCCTTGTCATTCCAAATGCTAAACTAACGAGCAGAAAGGAAGTTTAGCACATTCTGTCCTCCatcctctgtctccttctcccttctgtctcctcctccctcctccatctcttccccctcctccttccttcctccctccctcctcccccctcctccctccggctgctcttccctcctcctccctcctcctccatcccctgTCTCCCCGTCCCTCCTCCGTCTCTTCCTCCTCcggctccctccatctctctgtgagTTGTGAGTGTCATTCTCTACCTCCTCACTCTGTCATCTGAATTCTCAGTGGTGCTGGCAGGGTT
This is a stretch of genomic DNA from Salvelinus alpinus chromosome 11, SLU_Salpinus.1, whole genome shotgun sequence. It encodes these proteins:
- the tspan11 gene encoding tetraspanin-11 isoform X1 translates to MSAMYKDDQDDWMTVCLKYLLFVFNVLFWVGGAAVMGVGIWTLIDKSDYLSLLASSTFAVSAYILILAGALVMVTGFLGCCAVIREQRSCLSTYFCCLLLIFLIELVAGVLAYVYYQRLSEELKQHLNETMTENYAQPGKEAITLAVDRLQQDFKCCGSNNSFDWLHSVYMSSAVSEGRVVPDSCCKTITFLCGRRDHPSNIYKTEGGCITKLEQFLADHLQIIGAVGIGVACLQLAGAMLTACFIYLLYKEEEEDFSAV
- the tspan11 gene encoding tetraspanin-11 isoform X2 encodes the protein MSAMYKDDQDDWMTVCLKYLLFVFNVLFWVGGAAVMGVGIWTLIDKSDYLSLLASSTFAVSAYILILAGALVMVTGFLGCCAVIREQRSCLSTYFCCLLLIFLIELVAGVLAYVYYQRLSEELKQHLNETMTENYAQPGKEAITLAVDRLQQDFKCCGSNNSFDWLHSVYMSSAVSEGRVVPDSCCKTITFLCGRRDHPSNIYKTEGGCITKLEQFLADHLQIIGAVGIGVACLQICGMVFTCCLHRRIKLDPY